ATCCGCATCCCGAGCCTCTTCAAGGGGACGAATATCCTGCATCTCCCGACTGTCAAGTGCCACATCTACACCACGACCACCGGCGCGATGAAGAACGCCTTCGGCGGATTGCTCAACACCCGACGTCACTATACCCACAGTTACATCCACCGGACGCTGGTCGATCTGCTCGCAATCCAGAAGGAGATCCACACCGGCCTCTTTGCGCTGATGGACGGGACTCACGCCGGCGACGGCCCGGGGCCGCGAACGATGCGGCCGGTAGAGAAGAACATCATCCTTGCATCGGCCGATCAGGTCGCCATCGATGCGGTTTCCGCGAAGTTGATGGGATTCGATCCGCTGGAGATTGATTATATTAAAATGGCGCAGGAGGAGGGACTCGGCACCGGCAACCCCCGCGATATCGAACTGGTCGGCGACGATGTATCGAGCGAAAACTGGCACTTTAGGGTCGGCGACAACGCCGCCAGCCGGGTGGGGGATCTGCTCTGGTTTGGCCCTTTGAAGGGCCTTCAGAAAATGCTCTTCCACACACCGATGGTAGGTATCTTCATCCTCGGTTCGTATCTTTATCATGACTACCTATGGTACCCCCTCTTCAGCGGGCCTGCGTTAAAGGCTTTCCGTCAGACGGGCTGGGGACGGCTGTTCGACGAACGCTACGGCCCCGAAGGGACAATTCATAAGACGTAACGCCGCCTTCCAGGCGGCAAATGAGGTAGGCTGCCGTCAGGATGACGGCGTTACGACAGAGCCTTAGTATCTCCGGGATAGGCGTTTGCATCAGGGACGACTTCCCGCCAATAGGCGGTTCCGGGTTCAACAAGCGAACGATCCGGTCGGTTTAAAGTCCAAAGTCAAGGAGACGTCCTATGAACGTCAAGAAGTATCTGATCGCCAGTGTCGTGGTCGCCGTCGCTGCGTGGGTGCTCGACTTCATCCTACACGGCGTGATCCTGATGCCCTACTACGAGAAATACGCCCACCTCTTCGGACGATGGAACAGATGGGAAAGTATATGTTCCTTATCCCGGTGATGTATTTCTCGCTCGCCTTCGGGCTCGGCTACATCTTCATCAAGGGCTATGAAAACCGGGGCTTGATGGAAGGCCTACGTTTCGGCCTGATCATCTGGGTGATGATGAGCATCCCGCGGTTCTGCGCCGAGGTGATTTATTACCGGATTCCCAAGGTATTCGACATCACCAATCTGGTGGCCGGGCTGGTGATCTTCCCGATTCTTGGAATCCTCTTCGCGCTGATCTACAAGCCGGCGGAGAAGCCGGCCGGGTAGGCTTGGGGCTTTAGGCTTCAGGTCAGGCTTCGGGTCTGGCGACCTGTCCGGCCATCCCCAAGGTCCGCCGTTACAAGCGAGGTGAATCTATCTGATGGCTTCGCCCTCTTGCGGCAGGCTCGCATTGACGGATCCTTTCGCCCTGCGACTTGAGTCATAATTCAATTTCCTGAATCTTAAAGCCTATCCCATGTCCTCCTCGCACGCCCTGAAGTGGGTAGTCATCTGGTTTCTCCTCGCGATGGCAACGGCTGGTGGAGTCTTCTACTTTGCCGGCCGACAGCACGGCATCGAGTTCCTCACCTGCTATCTGATCGAGTGGACGCTCTCGATCGACAACCTCTTCGTCTTTCTGATGATCTTCCGCGCGTTCGGGGTGGACGACCACCGTCAGTTGCGAGCACTCGAGTGGGGGATCATCGGCGCGATCGTGATGCGGATCGTCTTCATCATGCTGGGGCTGGCGCTCGTATCACTCTTTGAGCCGGTGCTTTACGTCTTCGGCGCATTGCTCATCTACAGCGCGGTGAAGATGGCGCTGGAGAAGCGCGATCAGGCTGTCGATGTGAGTCACAACGTCCTGGTGCGCTGGGCGCAGAAAGCGTTTCGGATCACGCCGGGGTTCGTCGGCGACCGGTTCTTTGTGCGCGACCTGCAGGGCGGACTGATGGCGACGCCGATGCTACTGGTTGTGCTGGTGATCGAGAGTTCGGACATCATGTTCGCCATCGACTCGATCCCGGCGGCGTTTGCAATCACCCGACAGCCCCTCATCATCTTCGTCGCCAATATGCTGGCAATCCTCGGTCTTCGGTCGCTATATTTTCTTCTTGCCCATGCCGACCGGTCATTCCGCTATCTGCGGCTGGGTGTCTCATTCATTCTGGCTTTCGTCGGCTTCAAGATGATCGTCGAGAAGGTGTTCCATGTCAACGTCTATCTCTCATTAGGAGTGGTTATAGGCACCCTGGCGATCTCGGTCCTGGCTTCGATGATACCGGAGAAGGCGAAGTCGAGTTGAACGATTCTGTGTCACCCTGAACGAAGTGAAAGATCTCGTTTTGGATGTGGTATTCAAGTGGCGGGCGGACGCCCTCGTCCGCTTGCACTAAAACCACTGACTTTCTCCCCCATAGAAGGGGATTGACAAATTTTTTCCTGCCTCCGAGCACTGCACCGCGATAGGGATTTCTATCAATTAGGAGTCACAATGCTCAACCAACGCACCCTTCGCAGCGCTACGGCGATTCTGCTTCCCGCACTCCTGACGCTGATCTTGCCGGGCCTGATCTTTGCCGCGGACGACAAGCCGTTGACCGGCTACTTGCCCGACGCGGCACAACTGCCACTCGTGAAATCGCTGGAAGCGATCCCGATCGCTCCCGGTCTCGACGACCCTCCCGACCGTGACCGCCGCGGCGGCCCCGACAACTTCGGCTACCGCTGGCGGGACACGGAGGAGCAGGGTGTCCAATATCAGTGGATCGACATCACCCAGGGCGATATGCGGGGGAATCAATTCCAGAATGTTGGAGACGATTGGAACAGCGGTCAACTCGACCTTGGATGGACTTTCAATTTCTATGGACGTGAGTTCCGCAACTTCTTCGTCTGCTCAAATGGCTGGTTATCGTTCACCAGCAATTCAAACGACCTCGCAGCAAACGACAACTTCCCGAACCAGGGCGACCCTGAAAACCTGATTGCCCCGTTCATGTCCGATCTATTTCCAGGGACGATCTGGTGGTATACAAACGCGCAAAATCGTATCGCCATCGTAACCTGGAATGTGATCCACTATGGGGATCGGAACCGCAACTACATCTTTCAGGTGATTCTGACCGGCAACGGGCGAATCAAGTTTCAGTACCAGACCAATCAGAGAGTACCGGACAACTACTTTGTCGGCATTGGGATACAGAATGCGGAGCGCAACGTTGGTCTGACCGCCTACCGACAGCAGGGAGGTGGTGCACCATCCAATCAGTATGCCATCGACATCTCCAAAGCCCTCGGCTGGGTAACCGGGACGGTGAGCGACCTCGCGACCGGCGATCCGGTCGAAGGAGCCCGTGTCCGGCTCTCGGATGGGACCGCCGCCGATACCGATGACGAAGGCATCTATTGGATGGACGAAGTCCTCGCCGATCCCTATACCGCCACAGCCTCGAAGTTCGGCTACAACACAGTGCTAAGCGACGAGTTCGAGGTTGCCGACCAGGAGACGACGGTCGTCGATTTCGCGCTGCCGCATCCCGAAATCGATGTCGATACCGATGGCTTTGAGGTGGAACTTCCCCGCCAGGGCGTCCGTCGCGACGGCTTCACCATCGCCAACGCCGGCAACGGCCCGCTCGACTTCGCCATGCGGTTCACGGTTCCTGTACGGCGGGACGATCCAGGAGACGTCATCTTCGACTGGAACGCCAATGAACTGACCGGCGACGGCCGGATGCGAGGCGTTACGACCGACGGCGACAACTACTACCTCACCGGCTCGAACAATCAGGAGGAACCGAACTACATCTACGTCGTCAACCGCAACGGCGAGTTGGTTCGTCGTATGGAACAGCCCCACCAGAACCCGAGCAGCATCGGTCTGAAGGGCATCACCACCGACGGCGAGTTCCTCTACAGCGCCGACGCGCGCGAGATCAACCAAATCAGTTTCGATGGCGAATTGATTCGCGCCTTCCCGGGACCCTTCAATCCGACGCGCTACATCGTCTATGTGCCCGAAACGAACCACTTCTGGGTCTGCGAAATCGGCTCCCGGGTCGCTGAAATCGACCGCGACGGCAACGTCATCCGGCAATTTGACAAGCCTCAGCGTGCCGCCGGTCTGGCCTGGCATCCCGACGATCCGGACGGCTTCAACCTCTATATCTTCCACCGGATTCCGAACGGCTCGCAACTGGCGCTTGCCAAGATGAACCCCGCCAACGGGCAGCACCGGCCGGTAATGGAGTTCAACATCCAGCAAGGCGACGGCGCGCTCGACTGCGCCATCACCAACGGCTTCAACCCGCTGATATGGCTCTTCGTTGCGCTGGTGGAGAACAACGTCCCGGACCGGGTCGTCGGCATCGAACTGGCTCTCAACACTTCATGGGTGCAGATCGATCCGATGACCGGAACCGTCGAACCGGAATCGACAACCGAAATCGAAGCCCGCTTCGACGCCGGCGACTGGCTCCCCGGCACCTATGAACTGGAACTCGAGATCAACCATAATGCCGCGACCGAGCCGGTCGTTCTGCCGCTCACGCTCATCGTCACCAATGAGGGCCTCGAACCGCAGTTCTACGAGTTCGTCGCCACCGATATCCGGCACAATTTCGCGATCACCTCGGTAATGTTGCGCGGCGAGCGAGCCGTCTTCGAGGACGAAATCGGCGTCTTCACAGCAGGTGGTCTCTGCATCGGAGGGTCGCTCTGGTTCGACCGGCTGACGACGGTAACCGCTTACGGCGATAACCCTGACACCGACGTCCTCGACGGCTTCGAGGAAGGTCAGGCTTACGCCTTCCGGGTCTGGGATCACGCTGCGGACCGAGACTTTGCAGCCGACTTCACCTGGTCTTCGGGAGCCCGGGTCTTCGCGGCGGGTGGCTCGAGCCGCGGATCGCTTGAGGTGCCGGGTCAGGTGCGGGAGAATGTCTGGTCGCTTCCGCTCGGCTGGAGCCTCATATCGAGTAATGTGATGCCTGACGATGACGGCATCGCGGGGCTGTTCGCAGCGCTCGTCGAAACCGGCCGGCTCGA
The sequence above is drawn from the Calditrichota bacterium genome and encodes:
- a CDS encoding DUF362 domain-containing protein → MELGGLREAFDPAARTLIKDNISWHYFFPAANTTPWQLEGAIRTLKGAGYDNLAAVHNRTVVTHSGKGERLNRLDPVFEHFNIPRLHNFDPVQVTWEVYKPRARTPALSHVYPDGIRIPSLFKGTNILHLPTVKCHIYTTTTGAMKNAFGGLLNTRRHYTHSYIHRTLVDLLAIQKEIHTGLFALMDGTHAGDGPGPRTMRPVEKNIILASADQVAIDAVSAKLMGFDPLEIDYIKMAQEEGLGTGNPRDIELVGDDVSSENWHFRVGDNAASRVGDLLWFGPLKGLQKMLFHTPMVGIFILGSYLYHDYLWYPLFSGPALKAFRQTGWGRLFDERYGPEGTIHKT
- a CDS encoding TerC/Alx family metal homeostasis membrane protein, with the protein product MSSSHALKWVVIWFLLAMATAGGVFYFAGRQHGIEFLTCYLIEWTLSIDNLFVFLMIFRAFGVDDHRQLRALEWGIIGAIVMRIVFIMLGLALVSLFEPVLYVFGALLIYSAVKMALEKRDQAVDVSHNVLVRWAQKAFRITPGFVGDRFFVRDLQGGLMATPMLLVVLVIESSDIMFAIDSIPAAFAITRQPLIIFVANMLAILGLRSLYFLLAHADRSFRYLRLGVSFILAFVGFKMIVEKVFHVNVYLSLGVVIGTLAISVLASMIPEKAKSS
- a CDS encoding T9SS type A sorting domain-containing protein, with translation MLNQRTLRSATAILLPALLTLILPGLIFAADDKPLTGYLPDAAQLPLVKSLEAIPIAPGLDDPPDRDRRGGPDNFGYRWRDTEEQGVQYQWIDITQGDMRGNQFQNVGDDWNSGQLDLGWTFNFYGREFRNFFVCSNGWLSFTSNSNDLAANDNFPNQGDPENLIAPFMSDLFPGTIWWYTNAQNRIAIVTWNVIHYGDRNRNYIFQVILTGNGRIKFQYQTNQRVPDNYFVGIGIQNAERNVGLTAYRQQGGGAPSNQYAIDISKALGWVTGTVSDLATGDPVEGARVRLSDGTAADTDDEGIYWMDEVLADPYTATASKFGYNTVLSDEFEVADQETTVVDFALPHPEIDVDTDGFEVELPRQGVRRDGFTIANAGNGPLDFAMRFTVPVRRDDPGDVIFDWNANELTGDGRMRGVTTDGDNYYLTGSNNQEEPNYIYVVNRNGELVRRMEQPHQNPSSIGLKGITTDGEFLYSADAREINQISFDGELIRAFPGPFNPTRYIVYVPETNHFWVCEIGSRVAEIDRDGNVIRQFDKPQRAAGLAWHPDDPDGFNLYIFHRIPNGSQLALAKMNPANGQHRPVMEFNIQQGDGALDCAITNGFNPLIWLFVALVENNVPDRVVGIELALNTSWVQIDPMTGTVEPESTTEIEARFDAGDWLPGTYELELEINHNAATEPVVLPLTLIVTNEGLEPQFYEFVATDIRHNFAITSVMLRGERAVFEDEIGVFTAGGLCIGGSLWFDRLTTVTAYGDNPDTDVLDGFEEGQAYAFRVWDHAADRDFAADFTWSSGARVFAAGGSSRGSLEVPGQVRENVWSLPLGWSLISSNVMPDDDGIAGLFAALVETGRLEMVKNGRGQFYRPGFGFDNIEHWVSSEGYLVKVNAASEWRMRGDLIDPTTPIDLVEGWNFVAYFPRRAFDAPTAFQSLGEALTIAKDGTGRFYLPAWDYNGIGNCVELMGYQVRLAEAAQLRYPLAGNAAMALPIAVPRWSKAPSPTSRNMSLLVIGKGLDAGMEIVVRTSLDQMVGSGVIDAEGRAGLALWGNDPETEVAEGAVEGEPLTFTILTGPGEVRPASARLLEGETTYRTDGWAVIELGMGTSTPFEFALFGVRPNPFNDRSTVAFALAEAGVARLALYDLAGREVREIASGRWNAGRHEVGLAAGDLASGTYILRLETPASSRAAKVLLLR